A window of the Gemmatirosa kalamazoonensis genome harbors these coding sequences:
- a CDS encoding methyltransferase family protein, with protein MPLREEFVSAGNWLFRWRSYLPVVLFVPVVVVTWARARAGEVPVPDRGWDLFCLLVSMAGVAVRALAIGSAPAGTSGRNTAEGQIASTVNTTGMYSIVRHPLYVGNFLNWLGVALFPRSAWLALVISLAFWLYYERIMFAEEEFLRGKFGDVYERWAAETPAFLPDPRRWRAPTLPFSGRNVLKREYSAVFGVVACLTALDVVRESAARGEAAVDPMWVGIFLAGLVLYLLLRTLKRHSSVLHVEGR; from the coding sequence ATGCCGTTACGTGAGGAGTTCGTCTCGGCCGGCAACTGGCTCTTCCGCTGGCGGAGCTACTTGCCGGTCGTCCTGTTCGTTCCGGTCGTCGTCGTGACGTGGGCGCGCGCGCGCGCCGGCGAGGTGCCCGTGCCCGATCGCGGCTGGGACCTCTTCTGTCTGCTCGTGTCGATGGCGGGCGTCGCCGTGCGTGCGCTCGCCATCGGATCGGCGCCCGCCGGCACGTCGGGGCGCAACACCGCCGAGGGACAGATCGCCAGCACGGTGAACACGACCGGGATGTACTCGATCGTTAGGCACCCGCTGTACGTCGGCAACTTCCTGAACTGGCTCGGCGTCGCGCTGTTCCCGCGGTCGGCGTGGCTCGCGCTCGTGATCTCGCTCGCGTTCTGGCTGTACTACGAGCGCATCATGTTCGCCGAGGAGGAGTTCCTGCGCGGCAAGTTCGGCGACGTGTACGAGCGGTGGGCCGCCGAGACGCCCGCGTTCCTCCCCGACCCGCGCCGGTGGCGCGCGCCGACGCTGCCGTTCTCCGGTCGCAACGTGCTGAAGCGCGAGTACTCCGCCGTCTTCGGCGTCGTCGCGTGCCTCACCGCCCTCGACGTCGTTCGCGAGAGCGCCGCGCGCGGTGAGGCCGCGGTGGATCCGATGTGGGTCGGCATCTTCCTCGCCGGGCTGGTGCTCTATCTCCTCCTCCGCACGCTCAAGCGGCACTCGAGCGTGCTGCACGTGGAGGGGCGGTAG
- a CDS encoding YdhR family protein: MQAQIITYQLDDISQAEYLRKMVEPDAPVLANVNGLISKVWLADEERNAFGGFYLWESKEAMDAFMHSDLVKAVVSRPFVKNVSSVDYEVNETASRITRGLK; encoded by the coding sequence ATGCAAGCGCAAATCATCACGTATCAGCTGGATGATATCTCGCAGGCGGAATATCTGAGAAAGATGGTCGAGCCGGACGCTCCCGTGCTGGCCAATGTGAATGGCCTCATTTCAAAGGTCTGGCTGGCGGACGAGGAAAGAAACGCGTTCGGGGGCTTCTACTTGTGGGAGAGCAAGGAAGCCATGGATGCCTTCATGCACTCGGACCTCGTGAAGGCCGTCGTAAGCAGACCGTTCGTCAAGAACGTTTCATCGGTGGACTACGAAGTGAACGAAACGGCATCGAGAATCACTCGTGGTCTGAAGTAG